In the genome of Pseudomonas protegens, one region contains:
- a CDS encoding TetR/AcrR family transcriptional regulator — MRVSKAQAQANREHIVETASELFRERGFDGVGVSDLMAAAGFTHGGFYKHFGSKADLMAEASACSLAKSLAAAQALDVPGFIDVYVTREHRDGRGSGCTMAALCGDAARQSDEVKARFAEGVEHTLQSLGDKYPTGPDAAPGEGRRKMIDLLARAVGAIMLSRACPDDSALADEILEVCRAEMLASLAVADGEPV, encoded by the coding sequence GTGAGAGTGAGCAAGGCCCAGGCGCAGGCCAATCGAGAGCACATCGTTGAAACGGCCTCAGAACTGTTCCGTGAGCGCGGTTTCGACGGTGTGGGTGTGTCGGATCTGATGGCGGCGGCCGGTTTCACCCACGGCGGCTTCTACAAGCATTTCGGCTCCAAGGCCGACCTCATGGCCGAGGCCTCGGCCTGCAGCCTGGCCAAGTCGCTGGCAGCGGCGCAGGCGCTGGATGTGCCGGGGTTCATCGACGTCTATGTGACCCGAGAACATCGCGACGGACGCGGCAGCGGTTGCACCATGGCCGCGTTGTGCGGCGATGCGGCGCGTCAATCGGATGAGGTAAAAGCGAGGTTTGCCGAAGGGGTCGAGCACACCCTGCAAAGCCTGGGTGACAAATACCCGACAGGGCCGGATGCCGCTCCGGGGGAGGGCCGGCGGAAAATGATCGACCTGCTGGCCCGGGCGGTGGGTGCGATCATGTTGTCCCGCGCCTGCCCGGATGATTCCGCGCTGGCGGATGAGATTCTTGAGGTGTGCCGCGCTGAGATGCTGGCGTCGTTGGCGGTGGCGGATGGCGAGCCTGTGTGA
- a CDS encoding bacteriocin immunity protein has protein sequence MEDISEFTEAQFIAFVNNIRLVNKGGTDDELGELLEKFSKLAGHPDGYDLIFHPEPGADNSAEGVTQAVKAWRNAQGLSGFKSD, from the coding sequence ATGGAAGATATTTCTGAATTTACCGAAGCCCAATTCATTGCCTTCGTCAACAACATACGGCTCGTCAACAAGGGTGGGACGGATGATGAACTCGGTGAGCTGCTTGAAAAGTTCAGCAAGCTCGCCGGTCATCCAGATGGCTATGACCTGATTTTCCACCCCGAACCCGGTGCGGATAACTCCGCCGAGGGTGTTACCCAGGCAGTGAAAGCATGGCGCAATGCCCAGGGACTCTCGGGATTCAAGAGCGACTGA